Sequence from the Salinicoccus sp. Bachu38 genome:
TAGTGCTGTATTTTTACAGTAGATTATATATCTGATTTTCGGAAGAAAGGGTGAGTATAATGAATATAGAAGTGCCATTGATGCTGATGATCGTGTTATTCATCGGCCTCGGCATACTGAGCCAATGGCTGGCGACGATGATCAGATGGCCGGCGATTGTAGTGATGTCCATCGCAGGACTGCTCGTCGGGCCCATATTCCAATTGGTCAATCCGGAACAGTTGATGGGCAGCGAACTCTTCAGTACGATTGTATCGCTTGCCGTTGCAATCATTCTGTTTGAAGGCAGCAGCAACCTGGATTACCGGGAGCTTCCCGGCGTTTCCAAGGCGATTGCCAGAATCGTCAGCATTGGCGCTGTTCTGGCTTGGCTTATGGGTGCTCTGGCCTTGTATCTCATACTGGATCTGCCGCTGTCCATATCATTTGTACTTGGCGGCCTGTTCATAGTGACGGGGCCCACTGTCATACAACCTTTGCTTAAGCAGGCGAAGGTGAAGAACTCTGTAAACTCCATATTGAAATGGGAAAGCATCATACTCGACCCTGTTGGTCCGTTATTCGCCCTTTTCGCATTCTATATTTTCCAGATGATGGAGCGGGGCTTCGGTATCGACTTTTTCATGAACTATATTACCGGCTTTGCCGTAGCTTTCGGCCTTGGCATCGGTGCTTCGTACCTCTTCAAGTGGCTCATCCAGTGGGACTTCATTCCCCAGAATCTCATGGCGCCCATCCAGTTCGTCTTCATACTGCTCATTTTCAGCCTCAGTGATGCAGTGCTTCATGAATCCGGACTGCTCGCGGTCACCATATTCGGGCTTGTAATGGCACGGCTTAAAAATCACAGTCTGATCTATAAGGAGTCCGATCATTTCATTGATGAGATGACACTGATTCTGGTCTCCACAGTCTTCATATTGATCACCTCTTCATTGACGCGGGAAGTGCTCAGTGAAGTCATCAGCTGGCAGCTTGTGCTGTTCTGTATTGTCATGATACTCATTGTCCGTCCCGCATATATCCTTCTCTCTACAATAAACACCGGGATAGCCTTCAAAGAGCGTGCATTCGTCTCCTTTGTAGCGCCAAGGGGCATCGTGGCACTGGCAGTGGCGGAGTTCTTTGCCGGCCTGTTCATCTCCCAGGAGGTCGAGATGGCAAATCATATCGTTCCGGTGACATTCGGGTTCGTCTTTGTGACGGTGGTTATCTATGGCTTCAGCTTCAAGCCGCTGAGCAGGATCCTGAAACTTTCGAGTACGGCACCTCCAGGAGTCATCATCATCGGTGAGAACAGATTCTCCCTGGAACTTGCTGAACGCCTCCAGTCCCATGAGATTCCTGTACTCATATCTGATCTGCTCAACTCCGATCCGAGACGGGCAAAGGAGCGCGGGTTGGAAACCTTCGATGGCAACCTGCTCTCTGAAGGGGAAAGGGTACAGACAGATCTCACTCCTTATGAGCAGTGTCTGCTGACGACCCGGTCATACACTTTCAACCATCTGGCTTTCAATGAAATGTCACAGGAGTTTGGACTGAAGAATGTTAAAATGTTCCCCTATCCCATTGACAGCGAAAAGAAAAGGCGTCGTGTCGAACCCGAGATCCGGCATCATATACTGTTTGATGAAGACTACACATATTATTGGTTCAACCAGTTCATTGATGATAATGAAATCACTGAAATCGACGTTTCTGAATCGGATGAGATTACAGATGATGATGTCATCCTTTATCATATAGATGGAAACAAGAATGTTACATTCAAGACGATTACTGAGGATCTGAGCTATAGCACGAATGGTATTATCGGAATTCTCAAAGGGGCACAGAGCTTTAAGGAGAATAAGAAAAATGGAGGGTCCTAGGACCCTCCATTATTTATTTCCCGGGCAATATCACTTACGCTTTTTCAAATCGACTTTCCGGCCCTTCCATTCGACCTTTTTAATTATATGCGTCTGGATGAAGGACAGTCCATATACATGGAAAAAGAAGAGCGAATACAGGGGATACAGAAAGAAGTT
This genomic interval carries:
- a CDS encoding cation:proton antiporter; translated protein: MNIEVPLMLMIVLFIGLGILSQWLATMIRWPAIVVMSIAGLLVGPIFQLVNPEQLMGSELFSTIVSLAVAIILFEGSSNLDYRELPGVSKAIARIVSIGAVLAWLMGALALYLILDLPLSISFVLGGLFIVTGPTVIQPLLKQAKVKNSVNSILKWESIILDPVGPLFALFAFYIFQMMERGFGIDFFMNYITGFAVAFGLGIGASYLFKWLIQWDFIPQNLMAPIQFVFILLIFSLSDAVLHESGLLAVTIFGLVMARLKNHSLIYKESDHFIDEMTLILVSTVFILITSSLTREVLSEVISWQLVLFCIVMILIVRPAYILLSTINTGIAFKERAFVSFVAPRGIVALAVAEFFAGLFISQEVEMANHIVPVTFGFVFVTVVIYGFSFKPLSRILKLSSTAPPGVIIIGENRFSLELAERLQSHEIPVLISDLLNSDPRRAKERGLETFDGNLLSEGERVQTDLTPYEQCLLTTRSYTFNHLAFNEMSQEFGLKNVKMFPYPIDSEKKRRRVEPEIRHHILFDEDYTYYWFNQFIDDNEITEIDVSESDEITDDDVILYHIDGNKNVTFKTITEDLSYSTNGIIGILKGAQSFKENKKNGGS